One Thermoanaerobacter pseudethanolicus ATCC 33223 DNA window includes the following coding sequences:
- a CDS encoding TadE/TadG family type IV pilus assembly protein, giving the protein MIRRFLKDNRGASQLISTAALLPILLFIMASIVNISVVSNMQTLVNEAAFEGARIGIKSDTPEQTAQMAVLNFGDGITGWKMGDRLAVSTSLKNDMLTVEVRYTFYLLGGQQKTLVGRSSLRIGDTP; this is encoded by the coding sequence ATGATAAGAAGATTTTTAAAAGACAACAGGGGAGCTTCGCAGCTTATTTCTACAGCTGCCCTGCTCCCTATCCTCCTTTTTATCATGGCTTCTATAGTTAATATTTCTGTTGTAAGCAACATGCAGACATTGGTCAATGAAGCAGCCTTTGAAGGAGCGAGGATAGGAATAAAGTCAGACACTCCAGAGCAGACTGCTCAGATGGCTGTACTTAATTTTGGGGATGGAATAACTGGATGGAAAATGGGAGACAGGCTTGCTGTTAGTACATCACTAAAAAATGACATGCTCACAGTAGAAGTTAGATATACTTTTTACCTTTTAGGAGGGCAGCAGAAGACTCTTGTGGGAAGAAGCTCTTTAAGGATAGGTGATACGCCGTGA